From the genome of Bradyrhizobium elkanii USDA 76, one region includes:
- a CDS encoding acyl-CoA dehydrogenase family protein has translation MLFTADHDEPRRALQKFIAAEINPHVDEWEKADIFPAHELFKKLGDLGFLGLNKPVEFGGQGLDYSYALMMAEELGAITCGGVPMAIGVQTDMATPALARFGSDEVRREFLVPAIAGDQVACIGVSEPGAGSDVASIKTHARSDGDDYVINGGKMWITNGTQADWICLLANTSDGQVHRNKSLICVPMKTRGVQVARKLDKLGMRSSDTAQIFFDNVRVPKRNRIGEEGQGFTYQMIQFQEERLWGAAACLKAHEFIINQTIDYTRGRKAFGGSILDNQVVHFKLAEMQTEVELLRSLIYRAGEALVAGEDVTRLATMAKLKAGRLGRELTDACLQYWGGMGFTNETPVSRAYRDSRLTSIGGGVDEVMLMVLCKMMGTLPGLKQKGNA, from the coding sequence ATGCTCTTCACCGCCGACCACGACGAACCGCGCCGCGCTCTACAAAAGTTCATCGCGGCCGAGATCAACCCTCATGTCGACGAATGGGAGAAGGCCGACATCTTCCCGGCGCATGAGCTGTTCAAGAAGCTCGGCGATCTCGGTTTCCTCGGCCTCAACAAGCCGGTCGAGTTCGGCGGTCAGGGACTGGATTATTCCTACGCGCTGATGATGGCCGAGGAGCTCGGGGCCATCACCTGCGGCGGCGTGCCGATGGCGATCGGGGTGCAGACCGATATGGCGACGCCGGCGCTGGCGCGGTTCGGCTCCGACGAGGTGCGGCGCGAATTCCTGGTGCCGGCGATCGCCGGCGACCAGGTCGCCTGCATCGGCGTCTCCGAACCCGGCGCCGGCTCCGACGTCGCCTCGATCAAGACCCATGCGCGCTCCGACGGCGACGACTACGTCATCAATGGCGGCAAGATGTGGATCACCAACGGCACCCAGGCCGACTGGATCTGCCTGCTGGCCAATACCAGCGACGGTCAGGTCCACCGCAACAAGTCGCTGATCTGCGTGCCGATGAAGACCAGGGGCGTGCAGGTCGCGCGCAAGCTCGACAAGCTCGGCATGCGCTCGTCCGACACCGCGCAAATCTTCTTCGACAATGTGAGGGTGCCGAAGCGCAACCGGATCGGCGAGGAGGGCCAGGGCTTCACCTACCAGATGATCCAGTTCCAGGAGGAACGGCTGTGGGGCGCGGCGGCCTGCCTGAAGGCGCATGAATTCATCATCAACCAGACCATCGACTACACCCGCGGCCGCAAGGCGTTCGGCGGCTCGATCCTGGACAATCAGGTGGTGCACTTCAAGCTCGCGGAAATGCAGACCGAGGTCGAGCTGCTGCGCTCGCTGATTTATCGTGCCGGCGAGGCGCTGGTCGCGGGCGAGGACGTGACCCGGCTCGCGACCATGGCCAAGCTGAAGGCCGGCCGGCTCGGCCGCGAGCTCACCGACGCATGCCTGCAATATTGGGGCGGCATGGGCTTCACCAACGAGACGCCGGTCAGCCGCGCCTATCGCGACAGCCGCCTGACCTCGATCGGCG
- a CDS encoding acyl-CoA dehydrogenase family protein: protein MANPFYTGEHEAFREVMRRFVAREIEPYAHQWDEDGEFPRELYAKASAIGLLGLGFPEEYGGIAADQFMKIVASQELAQAGAGGVSSSLMSHTIGSPPIARAARPEVKARVLPEVLAGKKISALAITEPSGGSDVANLRTRARREGDHYVVSGEKTFITSGMRADYLTVAVRTGGEGSGGVSLLLIEGNTPGLSRTKLKKMGWWASDTATLHFDECRVPVENLIGEEGQGFKIIMQNFNSERMGMAASCTAYARVCLDEAVAYAKERKTFGKPIAQHQVIRHKIVDMAQKVAASQAMLEMLAWRLGHGESPVAEICMMKNQATQTMAHCASEAVQIFGGAGFMRGVKVERIYREVKVNAIGGGTEEIMKDLASRQMGL, encoded by the coding sequence ATGGCAAACCCGTTCTACACCGGCGAGCATGAGGCCTTTCGCGAGGTGATGCGGCGCTTTGTTGCCAGGGAAATCGAGCCATATGCCCATCAATGGGACGAAGACGGCGAGTTTCCGCGCGAACTCTATGCCAAGGCATCCGCGATCGGGCTGCTCGGTCTTGGCTTCCCCGAAGAGTATGGCGGCATCGCCGCCGACCAGTTCATGAAGATCGTGGCTTCGCAGGAGCTGGCGCAGGCCGGCGCCGGCGGCGTCTCCTCGAGCCTGATGAGCCACACCATCGGCTCGCCGCCGATCGCCCGCGCCGCGCGGCCCGAGGTCAAGGCGCGGGTGCTGCCGGAGGTGCTCGCGGGCAAGAAGATCTCCGCGCTCGCGATCACCGAGCCGAGCGGCGGCTCCGATGTCGCGAACCTGCGCACCAGGGCGCGGCGCGAGGGCGATCATTACGTCGTCTCCGGCGAGAAGACCTTCATTACCTCGGGCATGCGGGCCGACTACCTGACGGTTGCGGTGCGTACCGGTGGCGAGGGCTCCGGCGGTGTCAGCCTGCTGTTGATTGAAGGCAATACGCCGGGCCTCTCCCGCACCAAGCTGAAGAAGATGGGCTGGTGGGCGTCGGATACTGCGACACTTCATTTCGACGAATGCCGCGTGCCGGTCGAGAATTTGATCGGCGAGGAAGGTCAGGGCTTCAAGATCATCATGCAGAACTTCAACAGCGAGCGCATGGGCATGGCGGCGAGCTGCACCGCCTATGCGCGCGTCTGCCTCGACGAGGCGGTCGCCTATGCCAAGGAGCGCAAGACGTTCGGCAAGCCGATCGCCCAACACCAGGTGATCAGGCACAAGATCGTCGACATGGCGCAGAAGGTCGCGGCCTCGCAGGCGATGCTGGAGATGCTGGCGTGGCGGCTCGGCCACGGCGAAAGCCCGGTCGCCGAGATCTGCATGATGAAGAACCAGGCGACCCAGACCATGGCGCACTGCGCCTCCGAGGCGGTGCAGATCTTCGGCGGCGCCGGCTTCATGCGCGGCGTCAAGGTCGAACGCATCTACCGCGAGGTCAAGGTCAACGCGATCGGCGGCGGTACCGAGGAGATCATGAAGGATCTCGCCAGCCGGCAGATGGGATTGTGA